The proteins below are encoded in one region of Caballeronia sp. SL2Y3:
- a CDS encoding MFS transporter: MDKATRIDLFSLRTAPMRAFHLTWMAFFVCFFAWFACAPLMPLIKREYGLNADQIANINIAAVAVTILVRLVVGPMCDRFGPRKVYSALLLVGAVPVIGAALSTGYDSFLWCRLAIGAIGASFVITQYHTSVMFAPNVVGTANATTAGWGNAGAGAAQAIVPLLVAAAIALGAGEASAWRIALIVPGLAMPVMAFFYWRYTQDCPQGDFAQLRRAGIAIDGGKKGGWQSFVTACANYRVWMLFVTYGACFGVEVFIHNIAAVYYVDHFGLSLGQAGMAAGSFGLLALFARALGGWLSDKAAARRGLDIRATLLFVLIAGEGVGLYAFAHADSIALALIAMIAFGLFTHMACGATYALVPFIDRKALGGVAGVIGAGGNVGAVAAGFLMKGVGNVQQTLSLLGVLVAGSALCAIAVRFSPEHKAREAALRESALAVNNGVAN, from the coding sequence ATGGACAAAGCCACCCGAATCGATCTCTTCAGCTTGCGCACGGCGCCGATGCGCGCCTTCCATCTCACGTGGATGGCGTTCTTCGTGTGCTTCTTCGCGTGGTTCGCGTGCGCGCCGCTCATGCCGCTCATCAAGCGTGAATATGGACTCAACGCGGACCAGATCGCCAACATCAACATCGCGGCGGTCGCGGTGACGATTCTCGTGCGGCTCGTGGTCGGCCCGATGTGCGACCGCTTCGGCCCGCGCAAGGTGTATAGCGCGCTGTTGCTCGTCGGCGCGGTGCCGGTCATCGGCGCGGCGCTTTCCACGGGATACGACAGCTTCCTGTGGTGCCGTCTCGCGATCGGCGCTATCGGCGCGAGCTTCGTCATCACGCAATACCACACGTCGGTGATGTTCGCGCCGAACGTCGTCGGCACGGCCAACGCGACGACCGCAGGCTGGGGCAACGCAGGCGCGGGCGCGGCGCAGGCCATCGTGCCCTTGCTCGTCGCGGCGGCGATTGCATTGGGCGCAGGCGAAGCATCGGCATGGCGCATCGCGCTGATCGTGCCGGGCCTGGCGATGCCCGTGATGGCCTTCTTCTACTGGCGCTATACGCAGGACTGCCCGCAAGGCGACTTCGCGCAACTGCGTCGCGCGGGCATCGCCATCGACGGCGGCAAGAAGGGCGGCTGGCAGAGCTTCGTCACCGCTTGCGCGAACTATCGCGTATGGATGCTTTTCGTGACGTATGGCGCGTGCTTCGGCGTCGAGGTGTTCATCCACAACATCGCGGCGGTCTATTACGTCGATCACTTCGGCCTGTCGCTCGGTCAGGCAGGCATGGCGGCGGGCAGCTTCGGTTTGCTTGCATTGTTCGCCCGCGCGCTCGGCGGCTGGCTTTCCGATAAAGCCGCCGCGCGGCGCGGCCTCGACATACGCGCGACGCTGCTCTTCGTGCTGATCGCGGGCGAGGGCGTCGGGCTCTATGCGTTCGCTCACGCGGACAGCATTGCGCTTGCCCTCATCGCGATGATCGCGTTCGGTCTCTTCACGCACATGGCATGCGGTGCGACGTATGCGCTCGTGCCGTTCATCGACCGCAAGGCGCTCGGCGGCGTGGCCGGCGTGATCGGCGCGGGCGGCAATGTGGGCGCGGTAGCCGCAGGCTTTCTGATGAAGGGCGTCGGCAACGTGCAGCAGACGCTGTCGCTGCTCGGCGTGCTGGTCGCGGGCTCGGCGCTGTGCGCCATCGCCGTGCGCTTCTCTCCCGAACACAAGGCCCGCGAAGCCGCGCTGCGTGAAAGCGCGCTCGCAGTCAATAACGGCGTTGCCAACTGA
- the nirB gene encoding nitrite reductase large subunit NirB, translating to MNIVVIGHGMVGHKFLECLAESANEALHVTVLCEEPRAAYDRVHLSEFFAGKSADDLSLVEAGFFERSGYALKLNARAVAIDRAARTVTTSTDETLAYDKLVLATGSYPFVPPVEGKDREGCFVYRTIEDLQAMQAFSARAKTGTVVGGGLLGLEAAKALRDMGLQTHVVEFAPRLMAVQVDEGGGRVLRSKIEALGVTVHTNRNTLAIVDGEGAVNRMNFADGAHLDTDMIVFSAGIRPRDDIARSAGLEVGPRGGIVIDDTCRTSDEHIYAIGECASWNGQVFGLVAPGYDMARIVAKQLRGEAASFAGADMSTKLKLMGVDVASIGDAHAKTPGSRSYQFSDERKQVYKKLVVSDCGKYLLGGVMVGDATEYGTLLQFMLNKMELPEAPEFLILPQADGKAKPALGVEALPDAAQICSCNNVSKAEICAAVCAGATSIGALKSACKAGASCGGCVPLVTQVMKSEMSRQGLAVNNHLCEHFAYSRQELYHIARVEGHRTFASLLAKHGKGLGCDICKPVVASILASCWNEFVLKKEHASLQDSNDYYLANIQRDGTYSVVPRMAGGEVTPDGLIAVGQIAKKYGLYTKITGGQRVDMFGARVEQLPLIWEELIAAGFESGHAYGKALRTVKSCVGSTWCRYGVGDSVGLAVQLENRYKGLRTPHKIKFGVSGCTRECAEAQGKDIGVIATEKGWNLYVCGNGGMKPRHAELLASDLDQATLVRYIDRFLMFYVRTADRLQRTSVWRDNLEGGLDYLIDVVVNDKLDIADELEAEMQLVVDTYEDEWKKAVTDPETRKRFRHFVNSDKGDETVTFVEERGQIRPATPDERKTKRIDISVVVETV from the coding sequence ATGAATATCGTTGTCATCGGCCACGGCATGGTCGGCCACAAATTCCTCGAATGCCTCGCTGAAAGCGCCAATGAAGCACTGCATGTCACGGTGCTGTGCGAGGAACCGCGCGCAGCGTACGACCGCGTGCATCTGTCCGAGTTCTTCGCGGGCAAGTCGGCGGACGACCTCTCGCTCGTCGAAGCGGGCTTCTTCGAGCGTTCGGGTTACGCGCTGAAGTTGAATGCGAGAGCCGTCGCCATCGACCGCGCAGCGCGCACCGTCACGACATCGACCGATGAGACGCTCGCCTACGACAAGCTCGTTCTGGCGACCGGATCGTACCCATTCGTCCCGCCGGTAGAAGGTAAGGACCGCGAAGGATGTTTCGTCTATCGCACGATCGAAGATTTGCAAGCGATGCAGGCGTTCAGCGCGCGTGCGAAGACTGGGACCGTGGTGGGCGGCGGCTTGCTCGGGCTCGAAGCCGCGAAGGCGCTGCGCGACATGGGGCTGCAAACGCACGTCGTCGAATTCGCGCCGCGCCTGATGGCGGTGCAAGTGGACGAGGGCGGCGGCCGCGTGCTGCGCAGCAAGATCGAGGCGCTCGGCGTGACGGTGCATACCAACCGCAATACGCTCGCCATCGTCGACGGCGAAGGCGCGGTCAACCGCATGAACTTTGCGGACGGCGCGCATCTCGACACGGACATGATCGTGTTCTCCGCAGGCATTCGTCCGCGCGACGATATCGCCCGTTCCGCAGGGCTCGAAGTCGGCCCGCGTGGCGGTATCGTGATCGACGACACCTGCCGCACGAGCGACGAGCATATCTACGCGATCGGCGAATGCGCATCGTGGAACGGTCAAGTGTTCGGCCTCGTTGCGCCGGGCTACGACATGGCGCGCATCGTCGCGAAGCAGTTGCGGGGCGAAGCAGCGTCGTTCGCGGGCGCGGACATGAGCACGAAGCTCAAGCTGATGGGCGTGGATGTGGCGAGCATAGGCGATGCGCACGCGAAGACGCCCGGCAGCCGCTCTTATCAATTCAGCGATGAACGCAAGCAGGTCTACAAGAAGCTCGTCGTATCGGATTGCGGCAAGTATCTCCTCGGCGGCGTGATGGTCGGCGATGCGACCGAATACGGCACGCTCCTGCAGTTCATGCTGAACAAGATGGAACTGCCCGAAGCGCCGGAATTCCTGATTCTTCCGCAGGCAGACGGCAAGGCCAAACCGGCGCTCGGCGTCGAGGCATTGCCGGACGCAGCGCAGATCTGCTCGTGCAACAACGTGAGCAAAGCCGAGATCTGCGCGGCGGTCTGCGCGGGCGCGACCAGCATCGGCGCATTGAAGAGCGCATGCAAGGCGGGCGCATCGTGCGGCGGCTGCGTGCCGCTCGTCACGCAAGTGATGAAGTCGGAGATGAGTCGTCAGGGCCTGGCGGTGAACAATCACCTCTGCGAACACTTCGCTTATTCGCGGCAAGAGCTGTATCACATCGCGCGCGTGGAAGGACATCGCACGTTCGCGTCCCTGCTCGCGAAGCACGGCAAGGGCCTCGGCTGCGATATCTGCAAGCCCGTGGTCGCAAGCATTCTCGCTTCGTGCTGGAACGAGTTCGTTCTCAAGAAAGAGCACGCCAGCTTGCAGGATTCGAACGACTACTACCTCGCCAACATTCAGCGCGATGGCACATATTCCGTCGTGCCGCGCATGGCGGGCGGCGAAGTCACGCCCGATGGGTTGATCGCCGTCGGTCAGATCGCGAAGAAATACGGGCTCTACACGAAGATCACCGGCGGGCAGCGCGTGGATATGTTCGGCGCGCGCGTCGAGCAATTGCCGCTCATCTGGGAAGAACTCATTGCGGCCGGCTTCGAATCCGGGCATGCGTATGGCAAGGCGCTGCGCACGGTCAAGTCCTGCGTCGGCTCGACATGGTGCCGCTATGGAGTCGGCGATTCGGTCGGGCTCGCGGTGCAGCTCGAGAATCGCTACAAGGGCTTGCGCACGCCGCACAAGATCAAGTTCGGCGTATCGGGCTGCACCCGCGAATGCGCCGAGGCGCAGGGCAAGGATATCGGCGTCATTGCCACAGAGAAAGGGTGGAACCTGTACGTCTGCGGCAACGGCGGCATGAAGCCGCGTCACGCGGAACTGCTCGCATCCGATCTGGATCAGGCGACGCTCGTGCGTTACATCGATCGCTTCCTGATGTTCTACGTGCGCACTGCCGACCGCCTGCAGCGTACGAGCGTATGGCGCGACAACCTCGAAGGCGGCCTCGACTATCTGATCGACGTGGTCGTCAACGACAAGCTCGATATTGCCGATGAGCTGGAAGCCGAGATGCAACTCGTCGTGGACACGTACGAAGACGAGTGGAAGAAGGCCGTCACGGACCCCGAAACCCGCAAGCGCTTCCGTCATTTCGTGAACAGCGACAAGGGCGATGAGACCGTGACCTTCGTGGAAGAGCGCGGCCAGATCCGGCCCGCGACGCCGGACGAACGCAAGACTAAGCGCATCGACATTTCCGTGGTTGTCGAAACCGTCTGA
- the nirD gene encoding nitrite reductase small subunit NirD — protein MNDRIEPDWTAVCELDDIVPDTGVCALINGAQVAVFHVAADANTVYAIDNVDPHSQAAVLSRGIVGSLGERIVVASPLYKQHFDLRTGECLEAPERSVNAYRARVAGGKVWIAA, from the coding sequence ATGAACGACCGAATCGAACCCGACTGGACCGCCGTTTGCGAACTGGACGATATCGTGCCCGACACGGGCGTCTGCGCGCTCATCAACGGCGCGCAGGTCGCCGTGTTTCACGTCGCGGCGGATGCGAACACGGTGTACGCCATCGACAACGTCGACCCGCACTCGCAGGCCGCCGTGCTTTCGCGCGGCATCGTCGGCAGTCTCGGCGAACGGATCGTCGTGGCCTCGCCGCTCTACAAGCAGCACTTCGATCTGCGCACGGGCGAATGCCTCGAAGCGCCGGAGCGTTCGGTCAATGCGTATCGCGCGCGCGTCGCGGGCGGCAAAGTCTGGATCGCGGCATGA
- a CDS encoding NAD(P)/FAD-dependent oxidoreductase, with product MRTEYAVAAAAGAARIERQKLVVIGNGMAGMRTVEELLKIAPELYDITVFGAEPHGNYNRIMLSPVLAGEKSIDDIVINTREWYDANGITLHAGDAVVEIDRARRIVRSEKGREARYDRLLIATGSTPFVIPVPGRDLPGVIAFRDIQDVETMREAARHHRRAVVIGGGLLGLEAANGLQRQGMSVTVVHASDSLMDRQLDASASALLKRSLEAKGLCFAMAAQTTEIVGEERVRAVRFADGTQIEADLVVMTAGVRPNIALAKASGLHCDRAIVVDDTLQTFDPRVYAVGECVQHRSATFGLVAPIWDQARVAGAHLAGAGHRRYVQRATATKLKVTGVDLYSAGDLIGGEGSEDLVLRDPRRGVYKRLVLQAGRVIGTVLYGDVKDGGWYFDLIQNGTDVSRYRDRLLFGKTLCEGAA from the coding sequence ATGAGAACCGAATATGCGGTTGCGGCTGCGGCAGGCGCGGCTCGCATCGAGAGGCAGAAGCTCGTGGTGATCGGCAACGGCATGGCCGGCATGCGCACCGTCGAAGAGTTGCTGAAGATCGCGCCCGAGCTTTACGACATCACCGTGTTCGGTGCCGAACCTCACGGCAACTACAACCGCATCATGCTCTCGCCGGTGCTCGCCGGGGAAAAGAGCATCGACGACATCGTCATCAACACGCGCGAATGGTACGACGCGAACGGCATCACGCTGCATGCGGGCGATGCTGTCGTCGAAATCGATCGTGCGCGCCGTATCGTGCGATCGGAAAAGGGACGCGAAGCACGGTACGACCGCTTGCTGATCGCGACCGGTTCGACGCCGTTCGTGATCCCCGTACCCGGCCGCGATCTTCCGGGCGTCATCGCGTTCAGAGACATTCAGGATGTCGAAACGATGCGCGAGGCCGCGCGTCATCATCGCCGTGCCGTTGTCATCGGCGGCGGACTGCTCGGGCTCGAAGCGGCGAACGGATTGCAGCGGCAGGGCATGTCGGTGACCGTCGTTCATGCGAGCGATAGCCTGATGGATCGGCAACTCGACGCGAGCGCGTCCGCGCTGCTCAAGCGTTCGCTCGAAGCAAAGGGCCTTTGCTTCGCGATGGCCGCGCAAACCACCGAGATCGTCGGCGAAGAACGCGTGCGTGCCGTGCGTTTTGCCGACGGCACCCAGATCGAGGCGGACCTCGTCGTAATGACTGCGGGTGTGCGCCCGAATATCGCGCTGGCGAAGGCTTCGGGTCTGCACTGCGATCGCGCGATCGTCGTGGACGATACGCTGCAAACGTTCGATCCGCGCGTGTATGCGGTGGGCGAATGCGTGCAGCATCGCTCGGCCACGTTCGGCCTGGTTGCGCCGATCTGGGATCAGGCGCGCGTGGCCGGCGCGCATCTCGCGGGCGCGGGGCATCGGCGTTACGTGCAGCGTGCAACCGCGACCAAGCTTAAAGTAACCGGCGTGGACCTGTATTCCGCGGGCGATCTCATCGGCGGCGAAGGCAGCGAAGATCTCGTGCTGCGCGATCCGCGCCGCGGCGTGTACAAGCGACTCGTATTGCAAGCGGGCCGCGTGATCGGCACGGTCCTGTACGGCGACGTGAAGGACGGCGGCTGGTACTTCGATCTGATTCAGAACGGCACGGATGTTTCGCGGTATCGCGACCGCTTGTTGTTCGGCAAGACACTTTGCGAAGGGGCCGCATGA
- a CDS encoding nitrate reductase, whose product MSSIDIIPITRADPVGVRTTCPYCGVGCGVVATPRTATDVAIAGDETHPSNFGRLCVKGSALGDTVGLEGRLLNPKLRDRATGALSDVSWDDAIGTVASGFARIIAEHGADAVAFYVSGQLLTEDYYVANKLMKGYIGSANIDTNSRLCMSSSVAGHKRAFGEDLVPMNYEDLELADLIVLVGSNTAWCHPILFQRMMKVKEARPDVKIVVIDPRHTATCEMADLHLPVKPGSDVRLFNGLLAFLAAHGATDAAFVDAHTDGYDAALSAAGAADIEQVARDCNVDAHDLLNFYRLFTRTERVVTVYSQGVNQSSAGTDKVNSIINCHLATGRIGKPGMGPFSFTGQPNAMGGREVGGLANTLAAHLELDNGNHRGMVQTFWSSPRMAARAGLKAVELFDAIEAGRVKAVWIMGTNPVVSLPDGDRVKRALDKCELVVASDIIEKTDTNAFAHVLLPALGWGEKEGTVTNSERRISRQRAFLPAPGHARADWRIICDVARRMGYDGFDFDAPHEIFDEHARLSSYRNDAESGVYRAFDIGGLSDLTREQYDALQPVQWPLRAAEAASGTRLFETGRFSHADGRARFVATPPRAPVNAPDSDYPFVLNTGRVRDQWHTMTRTGRSAKLAGHISESFIDMHPQDALACGVREGELARITSRWGSMIARVQHSGGMQRGSVFVPIHWNDQVASDARVGAVVNPVVDPVSGEPEFKHTPVAVEKFHVTWHGFSLSRSTPVIDSVTHWTRVHGDRFMRYELAGRNRFDDSHGNHHDWARAFLGVDDPHADWIEYEDKSAGVYRAAHVVDDRIESCVFICERPDLPARAWLASLFDKEHLSDDDRASLLLGQAIGKGEDTGATVCSCFGVGRNTICNAIREKGLKTAAQVTACVKAGGNCGSCVPELKKLIVETEMAQLSAG is encoded by the coding sequence ATGAGCAGCATCGACATCATTCCCATCACGCGCGCCGATCCGGTCGGCGTGCGCACGACATGCCCTTATTGCGGCGTAGGATGCGGCGTCGTCGCCACGCCGCGAACCGCGACCGACGTTGCCATTGCAGGCGACGAAACGCATCCGTCGAACTTCGGCCGGCTGTGCGTGAAGGGCTCGGCGCTCGGCGATACGGTCGGCCTCGAAGGGCGCCTGCTGAATCCGAAGCTGCGCGACCGAGCGACGGGCGCACTCAGCGACGTGTCATGGGACGATGCAATCGGCACGGTGGCGAGCGGCTTTGCGCGCATCATTGCCGAACACGGGGCCGATGCCGTCGCGTTCTATGTGTCCGGGCAGTTGCTGACGGAGGACTATTACGTCGCCAACAAACTGATGAAGGGCTATATCGGCAGCGCGAACATCGATACGAATTCGCGGCTCTGCATGTCGTCGTCGGTGGCGGGGCATAAGCGCGCATTCGGCGAGGACCTGGTGCCGATGAACTACGAGGACCTCGAACTCGCAGACCTGATCGTGCTAGTGGGATCGAATACGGCGTGGTGTCATCCGATCCTTTTTCAACGCATGATGAAGGTGAAGGAAGCGCGGCCGGACGTGAAGATCGTGGTGATCGATCCGCGTCACACCGCGACGTGCGAGATGGCGGACCTGCATCTTCCGGTGAAGCCGGGCAGCGACGTACGGCTTTTCAACGGACTGTTGGCGTTTCTCGCGGCGCATGGGGCGACGGATGCCGCGTTCGTCGACGCTCATACCGATGGCTACGATGCCGCGCTCTCGGCAGCGGGAGCCGCGGACATCGAGCAAGTGGCGCGCGACTGCAACGTGGATGCGCATGACCTGCTGAACTTCTATCGTCTCTTCACGCGTACCGAGCGTGTCGTCACGGTCTATTCGCAAGGCGTCAATCAGTCGAGCGCGGGCACGGACAAGGTCAACAGCATCATCAACTGTCATCTGGCGACAGGGCGCATCGGCAAGCCGGGCATGGGGCCTTTCTCGTTCACGGGCCAGCCCAATGCCATGGGCGGCCGCGAGGTCGGCGGCCTCGCCAACACACTCGCCGCGCATCTCGAACTGGATAACGGGAATCACCGCGGCATGGTGCAAACCTTCTGGTCGTCGCCGCGCATGGCAGCGCGCGCTGGCCTGAAGGCTGTCGAACTGTTCGATGCCATCGAAGCGGGCCGTGTGAAGGCAGTGTGGATCATGGGCACGAATCCGGTGGTGAGTCTGCCCGACGGCGATCGCGTCAAGCGGGCACTCGACAAGTGCGAACTGGTCGTCGCATCGGACATCATCGAGAAGACGGATACGAATGCCTTCGCGCATGTGCTGTTGCCCGCGCTCGGATGGGGCGAGAAGGAAGGAACGGTGACCAACTCCGAGCGGCGCATCTCGCGTCAGCGCGCGTTTCTGCCCGCGCCGGGACACGCGCGCGCGGACTGGCGCATCATCTGCGATGTCGCGCGGCGCATGGGCTACGATGGTTTCGACTTCGACGCCCCGCATGAGATTTTCGACGAGCATGCGCGTCTTTCCTCGTATCGCAACGATGCGGAAAGCGGCGTGTATCGCGCATTCGATATCGGCGGACTGAGCGATCTGACACGCGAACAGTACGATGCACTGCAGCCCGTGCAATGGCCGCTGCGTGCCGCCGAAGCCGCAAGCGGCACGCGGTTGTTCGAAACGGGCCGGTTCAGCCATGCGGACGGCCGCGCGCGCTTCGTCGCAACGCCGCCGCGCGCACCCGTCAATGCGCCTGATAGCGATTACCCGTTCGTGCTCAATACCGGCCGCGTGCGCGACCAGTGGCACACGATGACGCGTACCGGCCGTTCAGCAAAGCTCGCAGGACATATCAGCGAGTCGTTCATCGACATGCATCCGCAAGACGCGCTTGCATGCGGCGTGCGTGAAGGCGAACTGGCGCGTATCACGAGCCGCTGGGGTTCGATGATCGCTCGCGTGCAACACAGCGGCGGCATGCAGCGCGGCAGCGTCTTCGTGCCGATTCACTGGAACGACCAGGTGGCATCGGATGCGCGCGTGGGCGCAGTGGTGAATCCCGTTGTCGATCCGGTTTCGGGCGAGCCCGAGTTCAAGCATACGCCGGTGGCCGTCGAGAAATTCCATGTGACGTGGCACGGCTTCTCGCTTTCGCGCAGCACGCCGGTCATCGATTCGGTCACGCACTGGACGCGCGTTCACGGCGACCGTTTCATGCGTTATGAACTCGCGGGGCGTAATCGCTTCGATGACTCGCATGGCAATCATCACGACTGGGCGCGTGCGTTTCTCGGCGTCGACGATCCGCACGCCGACTGGATCGAGTACGAGGACAAGAGCGCGGGCGTGTATCGCGCGGCGCATGTGGTGGATGATCGCATCGAGAGCTGCGTGTTCATCTGCGAGCGCCCGGACCTGCCGGCGCGCGCATGGCTCGCGAGTCTCTTCGATAAGGAGCATCTAAGCGATGATGACCGCGCGAGCCTCTTGCTCGGCCAGGCGATCGGCAAGGGCGAGGATACGGGAGCGACGGTGTGCTCGTGCTTCGGCGTGGGCCGCAACACCATCTGCAACGCGATCCGCGAGAAAGGGCTGAAAACAGCGGCGCAGGTCACTGCCTGCGTGAAGGCGGGCGGCAATTGCGGGTCCTGCGTGCCGGAGTTGAAGAAGCTCATCGTCGAGACGGAGATGGCGCAACTGAGCGCCGGCTGA
- a CDS encoding heavy metal sensor histidine kinase, with product MNVPWAASHEGPHAQTLPRSQRSIARRLAVMFALVALFVFSLVGSGLFLVLRMQLEQHLRDSLDNRAEIARLIVTHVSNADKWKIAKEKLADITPRDGSTLFAVTSNDARFRYGTPPAGHVTKRVLGGYARFKPEGRAYDMLMTTLTIPPNADRPPLQLFVAVDCSPNVRTMRVFGVALAALTALATVAVLLLSYSVARLGLAPLTRLTRDAQSVSPNNRSQRLNTRSLPFELEDLAKSFNGALERLDHAYGRLEAFNADVAHELRTPVTILIGQTEVALTRDRPIEELRHTLQSNLEEFERVRAIINDMLFLARADQGERATGLVEVSLAAEVQRTLDFLEIPLEEAQVRAVSSGDARAFVNTSLFGRALSNLVMNAIQHCAPGATISVSIKREQTRVRIAVANPGEPIAPHIMEHLFDRFYRAESSRTNSRENHGLGLAIVKAVAEMHRGTVSATGENGTNTFAFSVARFGNDDRPMHDLRMHGTGHAVAKNGAPQSPQTREGKIGIRPAG from the coding sequence ATGAACGTTCCGTGGGCAGCATCGCACGAGGGTCCGCACGCACAAACTCTGCCGCGTTCGCAGCGCTCCATCGCGCGGCGGCTCGCGGTCATGTTCGCGCTCGTCGCGCTGTTCGTGTTCTCGCTCGTGGGCTCGGGGCTTTTTCTCGTGCTTCGCATGCAGCTCGAACAACACTTGCGCGATTCGCTCGATAACCGCGCCGAAATTGCGCGGCTCATCGTCACGCATGTGTCCAACGCGGACAAGTGGAAGATCGCGAAAGAGAAGCTCGCGGATATCACGCCGCGCGACGGCTCCACGCTTTTCGCGGTGACGAGCAACGACGCGCGCTTCCGCTACGGCACGCCGCCTGCGGGGCACGTCACCAAGCGCGTGCTCGGCGGCTATGCACGCTTCAAGCCCGAAGGCCGCGCGTACGACATGCTGATGACCACGCTCACGATTCCGCCCAACGCCGACCGCCCGCCGCTACAGCTTTTCGTCGCAGTGGATTGCTCGCCGAACGTGCGCACCATGCGCGTATTCGGCGTGGCGCTCGCCGCGCTGACGGCGCTCGCGACGGTCGCTGTTCTGCTGCTGAGTTACTCCGTCGCTCGGCTCGGACTCGCGCCGCTCACGCGGCTCACGCGCGATGCCCAGAGCGTCAGCCCGAACAATCGCTCGCAACGGCTCAACACGCGTTCGTTGCCATTTGAACTGGAAGACCTCGCGAAGTCGTTCAACGGCGCGCTGGAACGGCTCGATCATGCATACGGGCGTCTCGAAGCATTCAACGCCGACGTCGCGCACGAACTGCGCACGCCTGTCACCATTCTCATCGGTCAAACCGAAGTGGCATTGACGCGGGACCGTCCGATAGAAGAACTGCGTCATACGTTGCAGTCGAATCTGGAGGAATTCGAGCGCGTGCGCGCGATCATCAACGACATGCTGTTTCTTGCACGCGCCGATCAGGGCGAGCGCGCGACGGGCCTCGTGGAGGTGTCGCTTGCCGCGGAAGTGCAACGCACGCTGGACTTCCTGGAGATTCCGCTCGAAGAAGCGCAAGTGCGCGCGGTATCGAGCGGAGATGCGCGGGCTTTCGTGAACACATCGCTATTCGGACGCGCGTTGTCGAATCTCGTGATGAACGCGATTCAGCATTGCGCGCCGGGCGCGACCATATCGGTGTCGATCAAGCGGGAGCAGACGCGCGTGCGCATAGCGGTCGCCAATCCCGGCGAGCCGATTGCGCCGCACATCATGGAACATCTGTTCGACCGCTTCTATCGCGCGGAGAGTTCGCGAACGAATAGCCGCGAGAATCACGGGCTCGGGCTTGCCATCGTGAAAGCGGTCGCGGAGATGCATCGCGGCACGGTGTCGGCGACGGGCGAGAACGGCACCAATACGTTCGCGTTCTCCGTTGCGCGCTTCGGCAACGACGATCGGCCGATGCACGATCTACGCATGCACGGCACGGGTCATGCCGTCGCGAAGAACGGCGCACCGCAATCACCGCAGACACGCGAAGGCAAGATAGGCATACGGCCCGCCGGATAG
- a CDS encoding heavy metal response regulator transcription factor, which translates to MKVLIVEDEHKVVDYLRSGLTEQGWVVDIAMDGEEGTHLAVEYDYDVIVLDVMLPRRDGFAVLKALRMQKSTPVIMLTARDHINDRVRGLREGADDYLTKPFSFLELVERLHALARRTRAQESTLISVGDLYVDLIGRRATRDGVRLDLTAKEFQLLSVLARRHGDILSKTAITELVWEVDFESHTNVVETAIKRLRAKLDGPFRTKLLHTVRGMGYVLEVREPRDARDTREDARPS; encoded by the coding sequence ATGAAAGTCCTGATAGTGGAAGACGAGCACAAGGTGGTCGATTACCTGCGTTCCGGCCTGACCGAGCAGGGCTGGGTCGTCGATATCGCAATGGATGGCGAAGAAGGCACGCATCTCGCCGTCGAATACGACTACGACGTGATCGTGCTCGACGTGATGCTGCCGCGGCGCGATGGCTTCGCCGTGCTGAAGGCGCTGCGCATGCAGAAGTCGACGCCGGTCATCATGCTCACCGCGCGCGATCACATCAATGACCGCGTGCGCGGACTCCGCGAAGGCGCGGACGACTACCTCACGAAGCCCTTCTCCTTTCTGGAACTCGTCGAGCGGCTGCATGCGCTCGCTCGACGCACGCGCGCGCAGGAATCCACGCTGATTTCGGTCGGAGATCTTTACGTCGATCTGATCGGACGACGCGCGACACGCGACGGCGTGCGCCTCGATCTGACCGCGAAGGAGTTCCAGCTTTTGAGCGTGCTCGCGCGTCGTCACGGCGATATCCTCTCGAAGACGGCGATCACCGAGCTCGTATGGGAAGTGGATTTCGAAAGCCATACGAACGTGGTCGAGACGGCGATCAAGCGCTTGCGCGCGAAACTCGACGGACCGTTTCGCACGAAGCTGCTGCATACGGTGCGCGGAATGGGCTATGTGCTCGAAGTGCGCGAGCCGCGCGATGCACGTGACACGAGGGAAGACGCGAGGCCATCATGA